The Rheinheimera mangrovi genome contains the following window.
GTACGGTGAACCAGGGTATGGATTAAATGGGATCAGGTTCACTTTTGACGGCGTGCCTTTAAGAGCATGCGCTAATTCGTGGGCTTGTTCCATGCTGTCGTTCACCCCATCCAGCATCACATATTCGACTGTGACTTTATCGTTGGCACGTGAATCTGTGACATAACGCTTCGCCGCAGCCAGGAATTCTTCCATAGGGTATTTTTTATTCACCGGCACTAACTCATCACGCAGGGTGTTATTCGGCGCGTGTAAAGAAATCGCCAAGGCCACATCGATGCGCTCTTTCAGCATATCCAAAGCTGGTACTACACCTGAGGTACTTAAAGTGACGCGGCGTTTGGATAAACCAAAACCAAAGTCTTCCAGCATTAGCTCCATGGCAGGCACTACGTTGTTCAGATTCAGCAAAGGTTCGCCCATGCCCATCATGACCACGTTGGTGACTGGTTTTTCGCCTGTGTCGCCGTAGCTGCCGATGATCTGCGCTACACGCCAAACCTGGCCAATGATTTCAGATACTTTTAAATTGCGGTTAAAACCCTGCTGGGCTGTGGAACAAAAGGTACATTCTAAAGCACAGCCAACTTGCGAAGACACACATAAAGTGCGGCGGTCTTTTTCCGGGATCCAGACAGTTTCCACTTCCTGACCACCAGCCAAACCCATCACAAACTTGATTGTGCCATCGGCGCTGTCCTGACGCGTCACCACAAC
Protein-coding sequences here:
- a CDS encoding bifunctional tRNA (adenosine(37)-C2)-methyltransferase TrmG/ribosomal RNA large subunit methyltransferase RlmN; the protein is MSQTENKVNLLDLTRTQMKEFFVSIGEAGFRADQVMKWIYHFCIDDFDKMTNINKKLRDKLKEKAVIAAPVVVTRQDSADGTIKFVMGLAGGQEVETVWIPEKDRRTLCVSSQVGCALECTFCSTAQQGFNRNLKVSEIIGQVWRVAQIIGSYGDTGEKPVTNVVMMGMGEPLLNLNNVVPAMELMLEDFGFGLSKRRVTLSTSGVVPALDMLKERIDVALAISLHAPNNTLRDELVPVNKKYPMEEFLAAAKRYVTDSRANDKVTVEYVMLDGVNDSMEQAHELAHALKGTPSKVNLIPFNPYPGSPYKRSSNSRIDRFNKVLQEHGYTVMVRKTRGDDIDAACGQLVGDVIDRTKRLEKKQMKGQEISVKMV